The following proteins come from a genomic window of Chryseobacterium glaciei:
- a CDS encoding helix-turn-helix domain-containing protein translates to MSIDPNKFTSYQKNLGERLKSIRESKGYSLTDLASLCDLEKTAISRIENGRTNITFKTAIVLCTALKIQLKDFFDIPINQDL, encoded by the coding sequence ATGTCAATAGACCCTAACAAATTTACATCCTATCAAAAGAATCTGGGAGAGAGGCTTAAAAGCATCAGAGAATCCAAAGGGTATTCTTTGACTGATTTAGCATCTCTATGTGATTTGGAAAAAACTGCTATTTCCAGAATTGAAAATGGCAGAACCAACATCACCTTTAAGACTGCCATTGTACTTTGTACAGCTTTAAAAATTCAGCTTAAAGATTTCTTTGATATTCCAATAAATCAAGACCTTTAA